From the genome of Uranotaenia lowii strain MFRU-FL chromosome 1, ASM2978415v1, whole genome shotgun sequence, one region includes:
- the LOC129738281 gene encoding omega-amidase NIT2-like — protein MGPVKRLLILSIRMTGKTLRVALIQLSGFPTKREAIANAQNQVRIAVKEKGAQLVILPECWNSTYSAGEFRKNAEQIPNGDTSAALSKIAAELGIYLIGGTFPEEDGGRIYNTCTVWGPKGEFLGKYRKMHLFEMDIPGKCTFSEPSTLTPGNQFLTFMIGDLRIGIGICYDQRFAEFAAINRQLGVDFLVFPSAFDTYTGPMHFELIARARALDNSMFVALCSPARDTTQDYVAYGYSTICDPWGRVLCCAQEKPTMLVQDLDLNMLNEIKTQIPVLRQKRLDMYELNVKK, from the coding sequence ATGGGCCCGGTTAAGCGTTTGCTCATTCTGAGCATCAGAATGACCGGTAAAACTTTGAGAGTTGCGCTTATCCAGCTTAGCGGTTTTCCAACCAAACGGGAGGCGATCGCTAATGCTCAGAACCAGGTACGAATTGCCGTTAAGGAGAAGGGCGCCCAGTTGGTGATCCTACCGGAGTGTTGGAACTCCACCTACAGTGCCGGAGAATTCAGGAAGAATGCGGAACAGATCCCCAATGGAGACACCAGTGCGGCTTTGAGTAAGATTGCGGCCGAGTTGGGTATCTATCTGATCGGTGGAACGTTCCCGGAGGAAGATGGTGGCCGGATCTATAACACTTGCACCGTTTGGGGCCCGAAGGGTGAGTTCCTGGGCAAGTACCGGAAGATGCATCTGTTCGAAATGGACATCCCTGGCAAGTGTACCTTTAGTGAGCCAAGCACCCTGACTCCGGGAAATCAATTTCTTACCTTCATGATTGGAGATCTGCGCATCGGAATCGGTATCTGCTACGATCAGCGTTTCGCAGAGTTTGCTGCTATCAATCGGCAGTTGGGGGTGGACTTCCTGGTGTTCCCATCGGCCTTTGATACCTACACCGGTCCAATGCACTTCGAGCTGATCGCCAGGGCTCGGGCACTGGACAACAGCATGTTTGTAGCTCTTTGTTCCCCAGCCAGAGACACCACTCAGGATTACGTGGCCTATGGCTATTCGACGATATGTGATCCCTGGGGAAGGGTGCTGTGTTGCGCTCAGGAGAAACCTACCATGTTGGTGCAGGATCTTGATTTGAATATGCTCAACGAGATAAAGACGCAGATTCCGGTATTGCGCCAGAAACGCTTGGATATGTACGAGTTGAATGTGAAGAAATAA
- the LOC129739607 gene encoding omega-amidase NIT2-like, with translation MSANTLKIALIQLGGFPTKKEAIANAVNQIRIAARDKGAKLVILPECWNSTYSASEFGKNAELIPKGETTTALAQVAGELGIYLIGGTYPEQDGGKLYNTCTVFGPKGDFLGKYRKMHLFEMDIPGKCTFSEPSVLTPGDQFFTFN, from the coding sequence ATGAGTGCTAACACACTGAAAATCGCTCTTATTCAGTTGGGAGGTTTTCCGACCAAAAAAGAAGCCATCGCCAATGCCGTTAATCAGATAAGAATTGCGGCTCGTGATAAGGGCGCTAAGTTGGTGATCCTTCCGGAATGCTGGAACTCGACCTACAGCGCCAGTGAGTTCGGTAAAAATGCGGAACTGATTCCGAAAGGTGAGACGACAACGGCTCTGGCTCAGGTGGCCGGTGAGCTGGGAATCTATCTGATTGGAGGCACCTATCCGGAACAAGATGGCGGTAAGCTGTACAACACCTGCACTGTTTTCGGACCCAAGGGAGACTTCCTAGGTAAATATCGGAAGATGCATCTGTTCGAGATGGACATTCCTGGCAAGTGTACCTTCAGTGAACCGAGTGTGTTGACCCCGGGAGATCAGTTCTTCACTTTCAACTAA